The following proteins are encoded in a genomic region of Tenebrio molitor chromosome 7, icTenMoli1.1, whole genome shotgun sequence:
- the LOC138135613 gene encoding fatty acid-binding protein, adipocyte-like, whose amino-acid sequence MVQIAGKYQHVKNENFVEYLVTLGIPEDKAKAADTLKPKLEVVVDGNKISLNSDSGVENASSTFILGQEVDEPMPNNITLKSTAQLNGDTLTVNSKTPTGKVGTRVYKFSDTELVVTMTSDKGPQSKRIYKRI is encoded by the exons ATGGTTCAGATCGCAGGAAAATACCAACACGTCAAGAACGAGAATTTTGTGGAGTACCTTGTCACTCTAG GCATTCCTGAAGATAAAGCCAAAGCAGCTGACACACTCAAACCTAAACTTGAAGTGGTCGTTGATGGGAACAAAATTTCATTGAACAGCGACTCCGGAGTGGAGAACGCCTCATCGACTTTTATATTGGGCCAGGAAGTAGACGAACCGATGCCTAATAACATCACCCTCAAA AGCACGGCCCAACTCAACGGTGATACCTTGACGGTGAACTCAAAAACTCCAACCGGCAAAGTTGGAACCAGAGTGTACAAATTCTCCGACACCGAACTTGTTGTC ACCATGACCAGTGATAAGGGTCCACAAAGCAAAAGAATCTACAAGagaatttaa